Proteins encoded by one window of Streptococcus sanguinis:
- a CDS encoding ATP phosphoribosyltransferase regulatory subunit gives MNKITLPIGMHDKLFKRARVTYEIERDISDFLMAQGFNRIDTPTLEHFEVFSDHVEPHHYHLFDKKGELLVLRPDVTSQIGRVIASTRVHTPTKFSYSGKVFHYQEELRGLANELSQAGIEIIGYPAREAVLEAIKTAKQSLDLAQVKSYQFEFSHAAILQTILESLALDSQEEAQLLDYIRKKNRTGLFEFTQTRSSEFDDFLQELPYLFGPSQQVLARAREIVDNERILMALDDVEQVLRSLSGLLDQTTMDLGQVAAMPYYTGLTFKVFGDRVPDAFLSGGRYDQLFKRFGAAELTAIGWSLDIDSVYQSIHDDLPDEGGKGGDGR, from the coding sequence ATGAATAAAATCACCCTTCCGATTGGCATGCACGACAAGCTTTTCAAGAGGGCGCGTGTGACTTACGAGATTGAGCGGGACATCAGTGATTTTCTGATGGCTCAGGGCTTCAATCGGATTGACACGCCGACTTTGGAGCATTTTGAGGTCTTCAGTGACCATGTGGAACCCCATCATTATCATCTTTTCGATAAAAAAGGCGAGCTATTGGTGCTGCGGCCAGATGTAACTAGCCAGATTGGTCGGGTTATTGCTTCGACCAGGGTTCATACGCCGACTAAGTTTTCCTATTCGGGCAAGGTTTTTCACTATCAAGAAGAACTGCGCGGTCTTGCTAACGAGCTCAGTCAAGCAGGTATTGAGATTATCGGCTATCCAGCTCGCGAGGCGGTGCTTGAGGCTATCAAGACAGCCAAGCAGTCGCTGGATTTGGCGCAGGTTAAGTCTTATCAGTTTGAGTTTTCCCATGCGGCAATCTTGCAGACCATCCTAGAGAGTTTGGCCTTGGATTCGCAGGAGGAGGCCCAGCTGCTAGATTATATTCGCAAGAAAAATAGGACGGGACTCTTTGAATTCACCCAGACCAGATCGAGTGAATTTGATGATTTTTTACAAGAGCTTCCCTATCTGTTTGGTCCTAGCCAACAGGTTTTAGCTAGGGCTAGAGAGATAGTTGACAACGAGCGGATATTGATGGCTTTAGATGATGTGGAGCAAGTTTTGCGGAGCCTATCAGGCTTGCTGGATCAGACAACCATGGACTTGGGGCAGGTAGCGGCCATGCCTTACTATACTGGCCTTACCTTCAAGGTCTTTGGCGACCGAGTGCCAGATGCCTTTCTATCTGGTGGTCGCTATGACCAGCTTTTCAAGCGCTTCGGGGCAGCAGAGCTGACAGCTATCGGCTGGTCCCTAGACATTGACAGTGTCTATCAGTCCATTCATGATGACCTGCCTGACGAGGGCGGAAAGGGAGGTGATGGCAGATGA
- the hisG gene encoding ATP phosphoribosyltransferase → MSQITIALTKGRIEEDTVKLLTQAGFDMSFMADKGRSLIFESPDGRFRFLLVKGPDVTTYVRNGVADLGIVGKDILFEHPTGYLELLDLNFGLCKFSLASVPSYEPHDHKRKRIATKYPTVATDYFNQKGEDVEIISIQGSVEISPVLGLADAIVDIVETGHTLSANGLLVFEDICRVSARLIANQASLKNNPDIMPFVARIESLVGRREVAFK, encoded by the coding sequence ATGAGTCAGATTACCATTGCCCTGACCAAGGGGCGGATTGAGGAAGATACGGTCAAGCTCTTGACCCAGGCTGGCTTTGATATGTCCTTCATGGCAGACAAGGGGCGCAGCTTGATTTTTGAAAGCCCCGACGGTCGCTTTCGCTTTCTCTTGGTCAAAGGGCCTGATGTGACGACCTATGTGCGCAATGGAGTTGCTGATCTAGGAATTGTCGGCAAGGACATTCTCTTTGAGCATCCGACCGGCTATCTGGAGCTGCTGGATCTGAACTTTGGCCTTTGTAAATTTTCACTAGCCTCAGTGCCCAGCTATGAACCTCATGATCACAAGCGCAAGCGGATTGCGACCAAGTACCCAACAGTAGCGACTGATTATTTTAATCAAAAAGGGGAAGATGTGGAAATCATCTCCATCCAAGGCAGTGTGGAGATTTCACCGGTGCTGGGCTTGGCGGATGCCATTGTTGATATTGTGGAAACGGGGCATACCCTGTCAGCTAACGGCCTGCTGGTTTTTGAAGACATTTGTCGGGTGTCAGCTCGGCTCATTGCCAATCAGGCTTCCCTGAAAAATAACCCGGATATCATGCCTTTTGTGGCAAGGATTGAATCCCTAGTAGGAAGAAGAGAGGTGGCTTTTAAATGA
- the hisD gene encoding histidinol dehydrogenase has protein sequence MTIIKRLSGSNEEISRILYEEQLQLSQQNLDVEEAVAEIIERVKQDGDQALRDYTMLFDKVEVTDFEIGQELIDQAFEEIDSEVLTALKNAQANIESYHRQQLETGFEDSHSEGVVRGQLIRPIERVGTYVPGGTAAYPSSVLMNVIPAKIAGVKEIIMITPPQEHFTPAILVAAKLAGVDRIFQIGGAQGVAALAYGTETIPKVDKITGPGNIFVATAKKMVYGVVGIDMIAGPSEIGVIADRSASPVYVAADLLSQAEHDKLARAILVTDSEELADQVEAELDRQLKELPREEIARASIENNGRIILAPSKEAMFELMNQVAPEHLEIAMDDAYSYLDQVENAGSVFLGHYTSEPIGDYYAGANHVLPTTSTSRFSSALGVYDFIKRIQYIQYSRAAVGAADKDITSLAYAEGLQGHAKAIEARRQEK, from the coding sequence ATGACAATTATCAAGCGTTTAAGCGGAAGTAACGAAGAAATTTCACGGATTTTATACGAAGAGCAGCTGCAGCTTAGTCAGCAGAACTTAGATGTGGAAGAAGCAGTGGCTGAGATTATTGAAAGGGTCAAACAGGACGGTGACCAAGCTTTAAGAGACTATACCATGCTCTTTGACAAGGTTGAGGTGACAGATTTTGAGATTGGGCAGGAGCTGATTGATCAGGCTTTTGAGGAGATTGATTCAGAGGTCTTGACTGCCCTGAAAAATGCCCAAGCCAATATCGAATCCTACCACCGCCAGCAGTTGGAGACTGGTTTTGAGGATAGTCACAGCGAGGGCGTTGTCCGTGGTCAGTTGATTCGGCCGATTGAACGGGTCGGCACCTATGTACCTGGGGGCACCGCAGCTTATCCATCCTCCGTCCTCATGAATGTTATCCCAGCCAAGATTGCCGGTGTCAAGGAAATCATCATGATTACACCGCCCCAAGAGCACTTTACCCCAGCGATTTTGGTCGCTGCCAAGCTGGCTGGTGTGGATCGGATTTTCCAAATTGGCGGAGCCCAAGGCGTAGCAGCCCTGGCTTATGGAACTGAGACCATTCCCAAGGTGGATAAGATAACGGGACCAGGCAATATCTTTGTGGCTACGGCAAAGAAGATGGTTTATGGGGTCGTGGGGATTGACATGATTGCTGGTCCTTCGGAGATTGGAGTCATTGCGGATCGTTCAGCCAGTCCCGTCTATGTGGCAGCTGACCTCCTGTCGCAAGCCGAGCATGACAAGCTGGCTCGGGCTATTCTAGTGACCGACTCGGAGGAGCTGGCAGACCAAGTGGAAGCAGAGCTAGACAGACAGCTGAAAGAGCTGCCGCGAGAGGAAATCGCGCGTGCTTCGATTGAGAACAACGGCCGTATCATCCTTGCGCCTTCCAAGGAAGCTATGTTTGAGCTTATGAATCAGGTGGCACCTGAGCATTTGGAAATTGCCATGGATGATGCTTACAGCTATCTGGATCAGGTTGAAAATGCTGGCTCTGTCTTTCTGGGGCATTATACCAGTGAGCCGATCGGTGACTATTATGCGGGAGCCAATCACGTTTTGCCGACAACCAGCACCAGCCGCTTTTCATCAGCTCTGGGGGTCTATGATTTTATCAAGCGTATCCAGTACATTCAGTACAGCCGTGCTGCTGTAGGGGCAGCTGACAAGGATATTACCAGTCTGGCCTATGCAGAAGGCCTGCAGGGACATGCCAAGGCCATCGAAGCCCGCAGACAGGAAAAATAA
- the hisB gene encoding imidazoleglycerol-phosphate dehydratase HisB yields MRQAEIKRKTQETDIELAVNLDQQEPVAIETGVGFFDHMLTLFARHSRISLTVKAEGDLWVDSHHTVEDVGIVLGQALRQALGDKAGINRYGTSFVPMDETLGMASLDLSGRSYLVFEADFDNPKLGNFDTELVEEFFQALAFNLQMNLHMKILHGKNSHHKAESLFKATGRALREAITINPEIHGVNSTKGLL; encoded by the coding sequence ATGAGACAAGCCGAAATCAAGCGAAAAACACAGGAGACCGATATTGAACTAGCTGTCAATCTCGACCAACAGGAGCCGGTAGCTATTGAGACTGGTGTCGGATTCTTTGACCACATGTTGACCCTTTTTGCCCGCCACAGTAGGATTTCTCTGACGGTCAAGGCTGAAGGCGACCTTTGGGTGGACAGCCATCATACGGTCGAGGATGTGGGCATCGTGTTAGGACAGGCTCTGCGTCAGGCTTTGGGAGACAAGGCCGGCATCAACCGCTACGGTACTAGCTTTGTACCCATGGATGAAACACTAGGTATGGCTAGTCTAGACCTATCAGGTCGCTCCTATCTGGTCTTTGAGGCTGATTTTGATAATCCCAAGCTTGGGAACTTTGACACCGAGCTGGTGGAGGAATTTTTCCAAGCCCTAGCCTTTAATCTGCAGATGAATCTGCACATGAAAATCCTTCATGGCAAGAACAGTCACCATAAGGCGGAAAGCCTCTTTAAAGCGACTGGCCGAGCTCTACGGGAGGCTATTACGATAAATCCAGAGATTCATGGAGTCAACTCCACTAAGGGCTTGCTTTAG
- the hisH gene encoding imidazole glycerol phosphate synthase subunit HisH — MMIVIDYDAGNTSNVLRALAQVGVEARLSADPQEILAADGLILPGVGAFPTAMQELEKRGLVSVIQQAVADGKPLLGICLGMQLLLEVGLENGQSSGLGLIPGVCRRIPDQVGLPVPHMGWNDLQIQQSSALTAGLDGQSVYFVHSYYTDVPEEYLDVTADYGLPIPAMIHQGSVFGCQFHPEKSGAVGLGILEKFKEYVYENTARY; from the coding sequence ATGATGATTGTTATTGATTATGACGCGGGAAATACTTCCAATGTTCTCCGTGCTCTAGCTCAAGTCGGAGTAGAAGCGCGCCTGTCAGCTGATCCGCAGGAAATTTTAGCTGCCGATGGTTTGATTTTACCAGGTGTCGGTGCTTTTCCTACTGCCATGCAGGAGTTGGAAAAGCGAGGGCTGGTGTCAGTTATTCAGCAGGCTGTGGCTGATGGCAAGCCTCTCTTGGGCATTTGCTTAGGCATGCAGCTCCTGCTAGAGGTTGGATTGGAGAATGGTCAAAGCTCTGGACTGGGTTTGATTCCCGGTGTTTGCCGCCGGATTCCGGACCAGGTTGGTCTGCCTGTGCCTCACATGGGCTGGAATGACTTACAAATCCAGCAGTCGTCTGCTTTGACAGCTGGTCTTGATGGCCAGTCAGTCTATTTCGTCCATAGCTACTATACGGATGTTCCAGAGGAGTACTTGGATGTGACGGCTGATTATGGGCTGCCTATCCCAGCCATGATTCACCAAGGGTCGGTCTTTGGCTGCCAGTTTCACCCAGAAAAGTCTGGTGCTGTTGGCCTCGGTATCCTAGAGAAGTTTAAGGAGTATGTCTATGAAAATACTGCCCGCTATTGA
- the hisA gene encoding 1-(5-phosphoribosyl)-5-[(5-phosphoribosylamino)methylideneamino]imidazole-4-carboxamide isomerase, whose protein sequence is MKILPAIDIKDGQAVRLFKGDFSKKTVVNPDVLEQARVFKEAGVTMIHVVDLDGALEGRAANRDLIAQIKAETGLAIQVGGGIRSLEQIEDYLAVGIDRVIIGSMAVKNPEFVEAALERFGSSKIVIGIDAKKGLVATEGWLETSSQDYISLALAMEKIGIRLFVYTDVDRDGTLTGPNIQHYQKLLASLKHAQVIASGGIQSADDLEELKKLGLAGAIVGKAYYSGRISLEQIKEAERG, encoded by the coding sequence ATGAAAATACTGCCCGCTATTGATATCAAAGATGGCCAGGCCGTCCGCCTTTTTAAAGGGGATTTTAGCAAGAAGACGGTAGTCAATCCCGATGTCTTGGAGCAAGCTCGAGTTTTCAAAGAAGCCGGGGTTACTATGATTCATGTGGTTGACTTGGACGGAGCCTTAGAAGGTCGGGCGGCCAATCGGGATTTGATTGCCCAGATTAAAGCGGAAACTGGTCTAGCTATCCAAGTCGGGGGCGGCATCCGCAGTCTGGAGCAGATTGAAGATTACCTGGCGGTTGGCATTGACCGTGTCATTATTGGCTCTATGGCTGTTAAGAATCCTGAATTTGTTGAGGCTGCGCTGGAGCGCTTTGGAAGCAGCAAAATCGTGATTGGCATTGATGCGAAAAAGGGGCTGGTTGCGACTGAGGGTTGGCTGGAAACCAGCAGTCAGGACTATATCAGTCTGGCGCTGGCCATGGAAAAAATCGGCATCCGTCTCTTTGTCTATACAGATGTGGACCGAGACGGGACTCTTACTGGCCCCAATATCCAGCATTATCAAAAATTGCTGGCGTCTCTCAAGCATGCTCAAGTCATTGCCTCTGGTGGCATCCAGTCAGCGGATGATTTAGAAGAGCTGAAAAAACTGGGTTTGGCTGGAGCCATTGTGGGCAAGGCCTATTACAGTGGACGAATTAGCCTAGAGCAGATCAAGGAAGCAGAAAGGGGCTAG
- the hisF gene encoding imidazole glycerol phosphate synthase subunit HisF — protein MLKKRIIPCLDVKDGRVVKGINFLNLTDVGDPVDAAKAYYEAGCDELVFLDITATHEERDTTVEMVRRVAEQVFIPFTVGGGIRTVEDMKRMLQAGADKVAVNSSALANPQLLADCAEKFGSQCVVLAVDAKKEADGSWHVYLAGGRKDSDRDLLDWVQEAVSLGAGEILLTSMDKDGTKSGFDLPMLEAVSQVVSVPIIASGGAGSSQHILEVFEKTAATGALAASIFHYGQVSISETKKAMQATGLEVRI, from the coding sequence ATGCTGAAAAAACGAATCATTCCCTGTCTGGATGTCAAGGACGGCCGGGTGGTCAAGGGCATCAACTTTCTCAATCTGACTGATGTGGGCGATCCAGTCGATGCTGCCAAGGCTTACTATGAAGCAGGCTGCGATGAGTTGGTCTTTCTGGACATCACCGCCACCCATGAGGAGCGGGACACGACGGTTGAGATGGTCCGGCGCGTGGCAGAGCAGGTTTTCATTCCCTTTACCGTCGGGGGTGGCATTCGCACGGTTGAGGACATGAAGCGGATGCTGCAGGCTGGGGCGGATAAGGTTGCAGTTAATTCCTCAGCACTGGCAAATCCTCAGCTTTTGGCTGATTGCGCTGAGAAATTCGGCAGTCAATGCGTGGTACTGGCAGTGGATGCTAAGAAAGAAGCGGATGGTAGCTGGCATGTCTATCTGGCTGGCGGCCGCAAGGACAGCGATCGTGACCTGTTAGACTGGGTCCAAGAAGCTGTCAGTCTTGGAGCGGGGGAAATTCTTCTGACCAGTATGGACAAGGACGGGACCAAGTCCGGTTTTGACTTGCCTATGCTGGAAGCCGTCTCCCAAGTGGTTTCCGTTCCCATCATCGCATCTGGTGGTGCTGGCAGTAGCCAGCATATCCTAGAAGTTTTTGAAAAGACTGCAGCGACAGGTGCTTTGGCTGCTTCGATTTTCCATTATGGTCAGGTTTCCATCTCAGAGACCAAAAAAGCCATGCAGGCCACTGGGTTGGAGGTGCGTATCTGA
- the hisI gene encoding phosphoribosyl-AMP cyclohydrolase — translation MTEVKLDFQKQGGLIPAIILDHTSKEVLMLAYLNEEAYQLTRTSGQMWYWSRSRQELWHKGATSGHYQTVKKITADCDQDTLLIEVDQLGAACHTGAKSCFFHPIWEEDGSKTD, via the coding sequence ATGACAGAAGTGAAGTTAGATTTTCAAAAGCAAGGCGGTCTTATACCTGCCATTATCCTAGACCACACTAGCAAAGAAGTCCTCATGCTGGCCTATCTCAATGAAGAAGCCTACCAGCTGACCCGCACCAGCGGTCAGATGTGGTATTGGAGTCGATCGCGTCAGGAGCTTTGGCATAAGGGAGCCACCAGTGGCCACTACCAAACCGTCAAAAAAATCACAGCTGATTGCGACCAAGATACCTTGCTGATCGAGGTAGACCAGCTGGGAGCAGCCTGCCACACCGGTGCTAAATCCTGCTTTTTCCATCCAATCTGGGAAGAGGATGGCAGCAAAACTGACTAA
- the hisE gene encoding phosphoribosyl-ATP diphosphatase, which yields MLETLYQEALKRKKEPKEGSYTSYLYDKGLDKILKKVGEEATEVVIAAKNDDKNEMANETADLLYHLAVALVETGVSLEEVETVLQARQGKQSRIHDRPEIDHY from the coding sequence ATGCTAGAAACCCTCTATCAAGAAGCTCTCAAACGCAAAAAAGAGCCCAAGGAAGGCTCCTATACCAGCTATCTCTATGACAAGGGGCTGGACAAGATTCTCAAAAAAGTCGGTGAAGAAGCGACAGAAGTGGTCATTGCGGCTAAAAATGATGACAAGAACGAGATGGCCAATGAGACAGCTGATCTGCTCTACCATCTGGCGGTCGCTCTCGTCGAGACTGGCGTCAGTCTGGAAGAGGTAGAGACCGTCCTCCAGGCTCGACAGGGCAAGCAGAGCCGGATTCACGACCGACCTGAAATTGACCATTACTAA
- a CDS encoding PHP domain-containing protein has protein sequence MRDNHLHTYFSYDSEADFCDYLDHYEGEIVTTEHYDLSNPYPYEAVSPHDDVPDYAAYSAKIAELNQQYGNRIKKGIEIGYYAPRKDDILAFLADKDYDLKLLSVHHNGSFDYLEEPVLQLDKMELIPSYLIELEEAIEAVPADVLAHFDYGFRKFALTVEELKTFEPELRQLFQKMIDHGLAFELNCKSMYLYGHEELYIYALSLVKELGGQRFSVGSDGHKLEHFRLQFDRVAKILAEAGIGEEQLI, from the coding sequence ATGCGCGACAACCATCTTCATACCTATTTTTCCTATGATTCTGAGGCGGATTTCTGTGACTATCTGGACCATTATGAGGGCGAGATTGTCACTACTGAGCACTATGATTTGTCCAATCCCTACCCCTACGAAGCTGTCTCGCCCCATGATGATGTACCTGACTATGCGGCCTATTCAGCAAAAATAGCAGAGCTGAACCAGCAGTATGGCAACCGCATCAAAAAGGGAATTGAAATTGGCTATTACGCTCCGCGTAAGGATGATATCCTAGCTTTCCTAGCGGACAAGGATTATGACCTCAAGCTTCTGTCTGTCCACCACAATGGCAGTTTTGACTATCTGGAAGAGCCAGTCTTGCAGCTGGATAAGATGGAGCTGATTCCCTCCTATCTGATAGAGTTAGAGGAGGCTATCGAGGCTGTGCCAGCAGATGTACTAGCTCACTTTGACTATGGTTTTCGGAAATTTGCGCTTACCGTAGAGGAGTTAAAAACTTTTGAACCAGAGCTGCGACAGCTTTTTCAAAAGATGATTGACCATGGTCTGGCCTTTGAGCTTAACTGCAAGTCTATGTATCTATATGGTCACGAGGAACTCTATATCTATGCTCTTTCGCTAGTTAAGGAGCTGGGCGGTCAGCGCTTTTCAGTGGGATCAGACGGCCACAAGCTGGAGCATTTCCGCTTGCAGTTTGACCGAGTTGCCAAAATCTTAGCGGAGGCCGGCATAGGCGAGGAGCAGTTGATCTAG
- a CDS encoding GNAT family N-acetyltransferase translates to MAEIRPLKSEEIPLLEEFLYQAIFIPQGLAPLSRRILKESDLEMYIKDFGKQPDDWALVAEMDDRLVGAVWIRIMKDYSYYDDQTPSLSISFLPEFRSQGLGQQLMTAMLDLLKAKGYPSVSLSVSKDNPAVRFYQRLGFVTVEEREEDYLMLCRLK, encoded by the coding sequence ATGGCCGAAATTAGGCCCTTAAAATCAGAGGAAATCCCGCTCTTAGAGGAATTTCTTTACCAAGCTATTTTTATTCCCCAAGGTCTAGCGCCGCTTTCTAGAAGAATCCTGAAAGAGTCAGATTTAGAGATGTATATCAAGGACTTTGGCAAGCAGCCAGATGATTGGGCTTTAGTTGCAGAAATGGACGACCGGTTGGTCGGAGCCGTTTGGATTCGCATCATGAAAGATTACAGTTATTATGACGACCAGACGCCCTCTCTGTCCATTTCATTCCTGCCTGAGTTCAGAAGCCAAGGACTAGGCCAGCAGTTGATGACGGCCATGCTGGACTTGCTCAAGGCCAAAGGCTACCCAAGTGTCTCCCTTTCCGTTTCCAAAGACAATCCTGCCGTTCGATTTTATCAAAGACTGGGCTTTGTCACGGTTGAAGAGAGGGAAGAAGATTATTTGATGCTGTGCCGATTGAAATAA
- a CDS encoding helix-turn-helix transcriptional regulator, with product MKLERLIYILLALLNKRQITAKEIAERFEISTRTVYRDMDTLSLAGIPIYSERGDKGGFYIPDDYKMDSSFFTEEEKQFIINMSQNVGKIVGHPSFDNIEHKLVSQEATDKVNPFYFDLTSWSLNTNYLLEIEQAIQTGKKVSFSYYSKTQERSQRTILPYRLIFKLNAWYVIGYCLEKLDFRFFKLSRIRDLHPVEEGIEAGDYPLLSQEKLDLFLNPSKDKVEGNKEEVELIFTESALPKIYDHFTEEEITVEQTRIKVHAFRALTPAFFELILSFAHQVKVISPKKLQGKLIDSLQKNLQQYDRL from the coding sequence ATGAAACTAGAACGATTAATTTATATTCTATTAGCCCTTTTGAATAAAAGGCAGATAACAGCTAAAGAAATTGCTGAACGTTTTGAAATATCTACTCGTACCGTGTATCGAGATATGGATACGCTCAGCTTAGCTGGAATCCCTATCTACTCAGAACGCGGAGATAAGGGTGGCTTTTATATACCAGATGACTACAAGATGGACAGCAGCTTTTTCACAGAAGAAGAAAAGCAGTTTATCATCAATATGAGTCAAAATGTTGGCAAAATTGTTGGACATCCTAGTTTTGATAATATTGAGCATAAGCTTGTTTCTCAAGAAGCGACCGACAAGGTCAATCCTTTTTACTTCGATCTTACTTCCTGGTCTCTCAATACAAATTATTTACTTGAGATTGAGCAGGCTATACAAACAGGGAAGAAAGTTTCTTTTTCTTACTATTCTAAAACACAAGAACGAAGCCAGCGAACGATTCTTCCTTATCGTCTGATTTTTAAACTAAATGCTTGGTATGTTATCGGCTACTGTTTAGAAAAGTTAGATTTTCGTTTTTTCAAACTCAGCAGGATTCGTGATTTGCATCCAGTAGAAGAGGGTATCGAAGCTGGAGATTACCCTCTTTTATCTCAAGAAAAGCTAGATCTTTTTCTAAATCCATCCAAAGATAAAGTTGAGGGCAATAAAGAAGAAGTAGAGCTGATTTTCACAGAGTCTGCGCTCCCAAAGATTTATGACCACTTCACAGAAGAAGAAATCACTGTTGAGCAAACCAGAATAAAGGTCCATGCTTTCAGAGCATTGACACCGGCCTTTTTCGAATTGATTTTAAGTTTTGCTCATCAAGTAAAAGTCATATCGCCAAAAAAACTGCAGGGTAAATTAATTGATTCTCTTCAAAAAAATCTTCAGCAATATGACAGACTGTAG
- a CDS encoding nuclear transport factor 2 family protein, with product MDTRRLAESYFTAVNKGGWEDFVAERFDYGMCDSQEIRRGRDVYLQGAGQFYALSQHLEVKKLLVEGREAVALNRYRLQSPSGKELELDVAEFLKFDESDKLIASTIYFDTHRFQEFMQGR from the coding sequence ATGGATACAAGAAGATTAGCAGAAAGCTATTTTACCGCAGTCAATAAAGGTGGCTGGGAAGATTTCGTGGCTGAACGTTTTGATTATGGGATGTGTGATAGTCAGGAGATCAGGCGAGGTCGTGATGTTTATCTGCAAGGTGCAGGTCAATTCTATGCTTTAAGTCAGCATCTTGAAGTGAAGAAGTTATTGGTAGAGGGACGAGAAGCAGTGGCTTTAAATCGCTATCGCCTGCAGTCGCCGAGCGGAAAAGAACTAGAATTGGATGTCGCAGAATTTTTAAAATTTGACGAATCAGATAAATTGATTGCGTCTACTATTTACTTTGATACTCATCGTTTCCAAGAGTTTATGCAAGGGAGATAA
- a CDS encoding DUF3042 family protein has product MAKGFGKGVLTGVAATVAAVAGAVYAVKKKVIEPEEQKAAFIEENRKKAARKRVAH; this is encoded by the coding sequence ATGGCTAAAGGATTTGGAAAAGGCGTTCTTACAGGAGTTGCAGCTACTGTTGCTGCTGTGGCAGGCGCAGTATATGCAGTTAAGAAAAAAGTCATCGAACCTGAAGAACAAAAAGCGGCTTTCATCGAAGAAAACCGTAAAAAAGCAGCTCGCAAACGTGTAGCGCACTAA
- the miaA gene encoding tRNA (adenosine(37)-N6)-dimethylallyltransferase MiaA, with amino-acid sequence MKTKIIVIVGPTAVGKTALSIEVAKRFNGQIISGDSQQVYRGLDIGTAKIRPEEQEGIPHHLLDVREVGESYSAYDFVTEAAQAIREIAAQGQLPIICGGTGLYIQSLLEGYHLGGSVPHEEILAYRAQLDSWSDEDLFEKIAELSIEIPQLNRRRAMRALEIAQLGGQLENNQPDYEALLICLDDERERLYDRINQRVDLMLEAGLLEEARWLFEKGPTSQASKGIGYKELFLYFEGEMSLEEAVDKLKQNTRRFAKRQLTWFRNRMSVTFYQVGNPDYKNQVMEDIRKFLDK; translated from the coding sequence ATGAAAACCAAGATAATTGTGATAGTGGGGCCTACGGCAGTTGGGAAAACAGCTCTGAGTATTGAAGTAGCCAAGCGCTTCAATGGCCAAATCATCAGCGGTGACAGCCAGCAAGTCTATCGTGGCTTGGATATTGGCACGGCCAAGATTCGTCCTGAAGAGCAGGAGGGCATTCCCCATCATCTGCTGGATGTGAGGGAGGTTGGAGAAAGCTACTCGGCCTATGATTTTGTGACTGAGGCGGCTCAGGCTATTCGTGAGATTGCGGCTCAAGGTCAGCTTCCCATCATTTGCGGTGGCACAGGACTCTATATCCAGAGTTTGCTCGAGGGCTACCATCTGGGCGGCTCCGTTCCTCACGAGGAGATTCTGGCCTATCGGGCGCAGCTGGACAGTTGGTCGGATGAGGATTTGTTTGAAAAAATAGCAGAGCTGAGTATCGAGATTCCCCAGCTGAATCGACGCAGGGCTATGAGGGCGCTGGAGATTGCTCAGTTAGGTGGTCAACTAGAAAACAATCAACCAGACTATGAAGCCCTGCTGATTTGTCTAGATGATGAGCGGGAGCGACTTTATGATCGAATCAATCAGCGAGTAGATCTGATGCTAGAAGCTGGGCTTTTAGAAGAAGCTCGCTGGCTGTTTGAGAAAGGTCCGACCAGTCAAGCCAGCAAGGGGATTGGCTACAAGGAACTTTTCCTCTACTTCGAAGGTGAGATGAGCCTAGAAGAGGCCGTGGACAAGCTCAAGCAGAATACCCGTCGTTTCGCCAAGCGCCAGCTGACTTGGTTTCGTAACCGGATGTCCGTGACTTTTTATCAGGTGGGAAATCCAGACTATAAGAATCAGGTCATGGAGGATATCAGAAAGTTTTTGGATAAGTAG